A window from Dysidea avara chromosome 2, odDysAvar1.4, whole genome shotgun sequence encodes these proteins:
- the LOC136243873 gene encoding uncharacterized protein, whose product MTMFKLIIIIAVLLQQKLTFADDACHVGSPACENVAPDFNKTFGECCNNYDPLQRQDSFGSGPGVETCIRCATLGCHVDKNCASETGDQVFIVEECCSTRNRRSFRDPSTGTCHLCAFCFDGDDCDGPGIYADDIRECGAMRGKFFKDPMTHECKPCDLCFLGDTCDGEGTFAANFSECCSLPGAGSYKDPDTKTCKRCEVEVWGDPHFIVPLLSKELLCYSIQGYPGLAFNLIYNKNFIINAQFVDSVGDTSEATWIGKLAVIPHNSNESEAIIFDSAEQTVTVVGRGSFKASIIKKIIISDNDKVKFIQGIEKQTGNPTVHVSYTDPRADFDVSFHSNHLNVDWNLKYDEFADLHGLMGQFMMKGVNIDIQREMLIYSDGRDPVPVTRDSTMTGDADRQCWKVMNYGHQGEGLIKGRILDYVVPHILSADFNL is encoded by the exons ATGACCATGTTTAAACTGATAATCATCATTGCAGTTTTGCTCCAGCAGAAGCTAACTTTTGCTGATG ATGCTTGTCATGTGGGATCACCAGCCTGTGAAAATGTGGCACCAGATTTCAACAAGACATTTGGAGAATGCTGTAACAATTATGATCCACTGCAGAGACAAGATTCATTTGGTAGTGGCCCAGGAGTTGAAACCTGCATCCGTTGTGCCACACTAG GATGCCATGTTGATAAGAATTGTGCCAGTGAGACTGGTGACCAAGTATTCATTGTGGAAGAGTGTTGTTCTACAAGGAATAGGCGTTCCTTTAGGGACCCTAGCACTGGAACCTGTCATTTGTGTGCTT TTTGTTTTGATGGAGATGACTGTGATGGTCCTGGAATATATGCTGATGATATCAGAGAGTGCGGAGCAATGCGTGGAAAGTTTTTCAAAGACCCTATGACACATGAATGCAAACCCTGTGATC TTTGCTTCCTTGGGGACACTTGTGATGGTGAAGGCACATTTGCTGCTAATTTCAGTGAATGCTGTTCCCTACCTGGAGCAGGATCCTACAAAGACCCTGATACCAAAACTTGCAAACGTTGCGAAG TTGAAGTGTGGGGAGATCCTCACTTCATTGTTCCACTACTATCAAAGGAATTATTGTGCTACTCCATCCAAGGATATCCTGGCTTGGCTTTCAACCTGATTTACAATAAGAACTTTATCATTAATGCTCAGTTTGTGGATAGTGTTGGAGATACAAGTGAAGCTACCTGGATTGGCAAACTGGCTGTAATCCCTCACAACTCCAATGAATCTGAAGCTATCATATTTGATTCTGCTGAACAGACAGTTACTGTGGTTGGTCGTGGAAGTTTTAAGGCTTCGATAATCAAGAAAATAATAATCAGCGATAATGATAAAGTCAAATTTATTCAGGGAATAGAAAAACAAACAGGAAATcccactgtacatgtatcataCACTGACCCACGAGCTGACTTTGATGTCAGCTTCCATAGCAACCATCTCAATGTAGACTGGAATCTAAAATATGATGAGTTTGCTGACTTACATGGACTAATGG GTCAATTCATGATGAAGGGGGTTAACATTGACATACAGAGAGAGATGTTGATATACTCTGATGGACGAGATCCAGTACCAGTTACCAGAGACTCCACAATGACTGGTGATGCTGATAGACAATGTTGGAAAGTTATGAATTATGGCCACCAAGGAGAAGGACTTATCAAGGGAAGGATTCTTGATTATGTGGTGCCACATATTCTATCAGCTGATTTTAACCTGTAA